In Bradyrhizobium lablabi, one DNA window encodes the following:
- a CDS encoding alpha-2-macroglobulin family protein, whose product MIGLVRAATLCATLALGLVSAQAADKAFKRDDLADSAIKLEAQIKSEAGPVAKSNATLKTDADAAFKRSDFRTGLQILGQIAATTPEDSGNWLRLARTIFQIRPANSTEQTFLLERASTAAYIAYQRAGNPGEEADALAVLGRALSERKLWRPSLDALRLSLDMREVADVRGQYEKMRDEHGFRLLDYTVDSDSASPRACFQFSEDLAKRTDFAPFVTLAGNDKPALSVEEKQLCVDGLTHGERYNINLRAGLPSTVKETLPKSAEFNIYVRDRKPFVRFTGRAYVLPRTGQRGIPLVSVNTPAVTVDVFRIGDRNLINTVIDNDFQRSLNKYELSGLGGERGVKVWSGELATATTLNQDVTTAFPVDQALGDLQPGVYVMTAAPKGPGSDDDNSLATQWFIVSDLGIAAFSGNDGIHVFVNSLASTDPVGKAEVRLVARNNEILATRKTDDSGHVLFEAGLARGEGGLSPAMLTVTGDKADYAFLSLKSNAFDLSDRGVSGRPAPTGADAFVYAERGVYRSNETVYLTALLRDGQGNAVTGGPLTLVIERPDGVEFRRAQLADQGAGGRSMTLALNSAVPTGTWRVRAFTDPKGNSVGETTFMVEDYVPERIEFDLTAKDKQIKAEVPVELKVDGHFLYGAPASGLQIEGDLLVAPAAERPGFAGYQFGVADEETTSNERTPIENLPESDASGVATFPVSLAKPPSSTRPQEAQIFIRMAEAGGRAVERKLVLPVAPAAAMIGVKPLFADKNVAEGDKAAFDVVFAAPDGKPLAREGLRYELLKIESRYQWYRQNSSWDFEPVKSTTRVADGDLSISADKPSRITLSPQPGRYRLDVKSTEADGPLTSVQFDVGWYSDGSADTPDLLETSIDKPQYQSSDTMVVSVNARTAGKLTIIVLGDRLLTTQTTDVKEGTAQVKIPVAKDWGTGAYVLATLRRPLDVAASRMPGRAIGLKWFGIDKNPRTLQVNLSPPALVRPNATLKVPVKLGGLNPGEDAKIVVAAVDVGILNLTNYKPPAPDDYYLGQRRLSSEIRDLYGQLIDGMQGTRGQLKTGGDSGAELQGSPPTQKPLALYSGIVTVAADGSAEVNFDIPEFAGTARVMAVAWTATKLGRATTDVTVRDPVVLTATLPRFLLNGDHGTMSFDLDNVEGTPGDYTIRVKTSGPVKVTGNPATNVNLAAKQRTSMSLALDAGGAGSAQLDVDISGPNGLTLARHYALDVKPATQILARRSIRTLAKGESLTLTSDMFSDLVEGTGGVSLSVSTSTALDAATILKALDRYPHGCSEQITSRAMPLLYVNDLAAGAHLAMDTEVDQRIKDAIDRLLARQGSNGSFGLWSAGGDDSWLDAYVTDFLTRAREKGFAVPDVSFKSALDRIRNSVVNANEPEKDGGRDLAYGLYVLARNGAAPIGDLRYLADTKLSNLATPIAKSQLAAALALVGDKTRAERVYQAALDSLVPKPVLEFGRTDYGSALRDAAALVSLASEGNAPKATLTQAVARVEVARGLTPYTSTQENAWLVLASRALSKETMSLDLNGAAIKTALYRSYKAGEMAGAPIKITNTGDTPVQAVVSVSGAPITPEPAASNGFKIERNYFTLDGKPADVAKAKQNDRFAVVLKITEAKPEFGHIMVSDYLPAGLEIDNPHLVSSGDTGTLDWIEDGEEPKNTEFRDDRFTAAIDRAADAKAVFTVAYVVRAVTPGKYVLPQAYVEDMYNPSRYGRTGTGAVEVRPAK is encoded by the coding sequence ATGATCGGTTTGGTTCGCGCCGCAACACTTTGCGCAACGCTGGCGCTTGGCCTGGTCTCAGCGCAGGCCGCGGATAAGGCCTTCAAACGCGACGATCTCGCCGATTCGGCCATAAAACTGGAGGCCCAGATCAAGAGCGAGGCGGGGCCGGTCGCCAAATCCAATGCGACGCTGAAAACCGACGCCGATGCCGCCTTCAAGCGCAGCGATTTCCGCACCGGATTGCAAATCCTCGGGCAAATCGCCGCGACGACGCCGGAGGACAGCGGCAACTGGCTGCGGCTCGCGCGTACCATCTTCCAGATCCGCCCGGCCAACTCGACCGAGCAGACCTTCCTGCTCGAGCGGGCCTCGACCGCGGCCTACATCGCCTATCAGCGCGCCGGCAATCCGGGCGAGGAGGCGGATGCGCTCGCCGTGCTCGGCCGGGCGCTGTCCGAGCGCAAGCTGTGGCGCCCGTCGCTCGATGCGTTGCGGCTGTCGCTCGACATGCGCGAGGTCGCCGACGTGCGCGGACAATATGAGAAGATGCGCGACGAGCACGGTTTTCGATTGCTCGATTATACCGTCGATTCCGATTCAGCCTCGCCGCGCGCCTGCTTCCAGTTCTCCGAAGATCTGGCAAAACGCACCGACTTTGCGCCGTTCGTAACGCTTGCCGGCAACGACAAGCCGGCGCTGTCGGTGGAGGAAAAGCAGCTTTGCGTCGACGGATTGACCCATGGCGAGCGCTACAACATCAATCTGCGCGCGGGGCTGCCGTCCACGGTCAAGGAAACCCTGCCGAAATCGGCTGAATTCAACATTTACGTCCGCGACCGCAAGCCGTTCGTGCGCTTCACCGGGCGGGCCTATGTGCTGCCCCGCACCGGCCAGCGCGGTATTCCGCTCGTCAGCGTCAATACGCCCGCGGTGACCGTCGACGTCTTCCGGATCGGCGACCGCAATCTGATCAACACCGTGATCGACAATGATTTTCAACGTTCCCTGAACAAATATGAATTGTCGGGCCTCGGCGGCGAGCGCGGCGTCAAAGTCTGGTCGGGCGAACTTGCGACCGCGACCACGCTCAATCAGGACGTCACCACCGCGTTCCCGGTCGACCAGGCGCTGGGCGACCTGCAGCCGGGCGTCTATGTCATGACCGCCGCGCCCAAGGGCCCCGGCAGCGACGATGACAATTCGCTGGCGACGCAGTGGTTCATCGTCTCGGATTTGGGCATCGCCGCCTTCTCCGGCAATGACGGCATCCATGTCTTCGTCAATTCGCTGGCCTCGACCGACCCGGTTGGCAAAGCCGAAGTGCGGCTGGTCGCGCGCAACAACGAGATTCTGGCGACCCGCAAGACCGACGACTCAGGCCACGTGCTGTTCGAGGCGGGGCTGGCGCGCGGCGAGGGCGGTCTGTCGCCGGCGATGCTGACAGTGACCGGCGACAAGGCCGACTACGCTTTCCTGAGCCTGAAATCCAACGCGTTCGATCTGTCGGATCGCGGCGTTTCCGGCCGGCCCGCGCCAACCGGCGCCGATGCCTTCGTCTATGCCGAACGCGGCGTCTATCGCTCCAACGAAACCGTGTATCTCACAGCACTTCTGCGCGACGGCCAGGGCAATGCCGTCACGGGTGGGCCGCTGACATTGGTAATCGAGCGTCCCGACGGCGTCGAATTCCGTCGCGCGCAGCTCGCGGACCAGGGCGCGGGCGGGCGCAGCATGACCTTGGCGCTCAATTCCGCCGTGCCGACCGGGACCTGGCGGGTCCGGGCCTTTACCGATCCGAAGGGCAATTCGGTCGGCGAAACCACCTTCATGGTCGAGGATTACGTCCCCGAGCGGATCGAATTCGACCTCACTGCCAAGGATAAGCAGATCAAAGCTGAAGTTCCTGTAGAACTCAAAGTGGACGGTCATTTCCTTTATGGCGCCCCGGCATCGGGCCTGCAGATTGAGGGCGACCTGCTGGTCGCGCCCGCCGCCGAGCGGCCGGGTTTTGCCGGGTACCAGTTCGGCGTCGCCGATGAAGAAACCACCAGCAACGAGCGCACGCCGATCGAGAATCTGCCGGAGTCAGACGCCAGCGGCGTCGCGACATTCCCCGTCAGCCTCGCAAAGCCGCCGTCATCGACGCGGCCGCAGGAGGCGCAAATCTTCATCCGCATGGCGGAAGCCGGCGGCCGCGCGGTCGAGCGCAAACTGGTGCTGCCGGTCGCGCCCGCAGCGGCCATGATCGGCGTCAAACCGTTATTCGCCGACAAGAACGTCGCCGAAGGCGACAAGGCCGCCTTCGACGTCGTCTTCGCAGCCCCCGACGGCAAGCCACTGGCGCGCGAGGGGCTGCGCTATGAGCTGTTGAAGATCGAATCCCGCTACCAATGGTATCGCCAGAATTCCTCCTGGGATTTTGAGCCGGTCAAATCGACTACTCGCGTTGCCGACGGCGATCTGTCGATATCAGCCGACAAGCCGTCGCGGATAACGCTCTCGCCGCAGCCCGGCCGCTATCGCCTCGACGTCAAATCGACCGAGGCCGATGGTCCCCTGACATCGGTGCAGTTCGATGTCGGCTGGTATTCCGACGGGAGTGCCGACACGCCCGATCTCTTGGAGACCTCGATCGACAAGCCGCAATACCAGTCCAGCGATACCATGGTGGTGTCGGTCAACGCCCGCACCGCCGGCAAGCTCACCATCATCGTGCTGGGCGACCGCCTGCTGACGACGCAGACCACCGACGTCAAGGAAGGCACCGCGCAGGTCAAAATTCCCGTGGCTAAGGATTGGGGCACCGGCGCCTATGTGCTGGCGACGCTGCGTCGCCCGCTCGACGTCGCCGCCTCGCGGATGCCGGGCCGCGCCATCGGGCTAAAATGGTTCGGCATCGACAAGAACCCGCGGACACTGCAGGTCAATCTTTCACCGCCGGCCCTGGTGCGCCCGAACGCGACGCTGAAGGTGCCGGTCAAGCTCGGCGGTCTTAACCCCGGCGAAGACGCCAAAATCGTGGTTGCCGCGGTCGATGTCGGCATCCTCAACCTCACCAACTACAAGCCGCCGGCGCCGGATGATTATTATCTCGGCCAGCGCCGCCTTAGTTCGGAAATCCGCGACCTCTATGGGCAGTTGATCGACGGCATGCAGGGCACGCGCGGTCAGCTCAAGACCGGCGGCGATTCCGGCGCGGAGCTGCAGGGCAGTCCGCCGACGCAGAAGCCGTTGGCGCTCTATTCCGGGATTGTCACCGTCGCGGCAGACGGGTCAGCTGAAGTCAATTTCGACATCCCCGAATTTGCAGGGACAGCGCGGGTGATGGCGGTGGCCTGGACCGCCACAAAACTTGGCCGCGCCACCACCGATGTCACGGTGCGCGATCCCGTGGTGCTGACGGCGACATTGCCGCGCTTCCTGCTCAACGGCGATCATGGCACCATGAGTTTTGACCTCGACAACGTCGAGGGCACGCCCGGCGACTACACCATCCGCGTCAAGACATCGGGACCGGTCAAAGTCACCGGCAATCCCGCCACCAACGTGAATCTCGCGGCCAAGCAGCGAACCTCGATGTCGCTGGCGCTCGACGCCGGCGGCGCCGGCTCCGCGCAGCTCGATGTCGATATCAGCGGCCCGAACGGGCTGACCTTGGCGCGGCATTACGCGCTCGATGTCAAGCCGGCGACGCAGATCCTGGCGCGCCGGTCGATCCGGACCTTGGCGAAAGGCGAAAGCCTGACGCTGACATCCGACATGTTCTCGGATCTGGTCGAGGGCACCGGCGGTGTCTCGCTGTCGGTGAGCACGTCCACCGCGCTCGACGCCGCCACCATCCTCAAGGCGCTCGATCGCTATCCGCATGGCTGTTCGGAACAGATCACGAGCCGCGCCATGCCGCTGCTCTACGTCAATGATCTTGCGGCCGGCGCGCATCTTGCGATGGATACCGAAGTCGACCAGCGCATCAAGGATGCGATCGATCGGCTATTGGCGCGGCAAGGCTCGAACGGGTCGTTCGGGCTGTGGTCGGCCGGCGGCGACGATTCCTGGCTCGACGCCTATGTCACGGACTTCCTGACCCGCGCCCGCGAAAAGGGATTTGCGGTGCCGGACGTGTCGTTCAAGAGCGCGCTCGATCGCATCCGCAATTCGGTCGTCAACGCCAATGAGCCGGAAAAAGACGGCGGGCGCGATCTCGCTTACGGGCTCTACGTGCTCGCGCGTAACGGCGCGGCCCCGATCGGCGATCTGCGCTATCTCGCCGATACCAAGCTTAGCAATCTGGCGACTCCGATCGCAAAATCGCAGCTGGCGGCGGCGCTGGCGCTCGTCGGCGACAAGACGCGAGCCGAGCGGGTCTATCAGGCCGCGCTCGACAGTCTTGTGCCCAAGCCGGTGCTGGAGTTCGGCCGCACCGATTACGGCAGCGCGTTGCGCGATGCTGCGGCGCTGGTTTCGCTCGCGAGTGAAGGCAACGCGCCGAAGGCGACGCTGACGCAGGCGGTCGCCCGCGTCGAAGTCGCGCGCGGGCTGACGCCGTACACCTCGACGCAGGAAAATGCCTGGCTGGTGCTGGCATCGCGCGCGCTGTCGAAGGAGACGATGAGCCTCGACCTCAACGGCGCGGCAATCAAGACCGCGCTCTATCGCAGCTACAAGGCCGGCGAGATGGCGGGAGCGCCGATCAAGATCACCAACACCGGCGACACGCCGGTCCAGGCGGTGGTCTCGGTCAGCGGCGCGCCGATCACGCCGGAGCCGGCAGCCTCGAACGGTTTCAAGATCGAGCGCAATTATTTCACGCTCGACGGCAAGCCGGCCGACGTGGCAAAGGCCAAGCAGAACGATCGCTTCGCGGTCGTCCTGAAGATCACCGAGGCAAAACCGGAATTCGGTCACATCATGGTGTCGGATTATCTCCCGGCAGGCCTCGAGATCGACAATCCGCATCTGGTCTCATCAGGCGATACCGGCACGCTCGACTGGAT
- a CDS encoding DUF2061 domain-containing protein: protein MILFSGGDTHSRSVLKAISWRTLGTLDTFAISWFLSGKVGLAGSIAVLEFATKIVWYYLHERLWAAAPWGRR from the coding sequence GTGATCTTGTTCAGCGGCGGCGATACACATTCACGGTCAGTCCTCAAAGCGATCAGTTGGCGAACTTTAGGCACCCTCGACACTTTCGCGATCAGCTGGTTCTTGTCGGGCAAGGTTGGACTCGCGGGCTCCATCGCCGTCCTCGAGTTCGCAACCAAAATCGTGTGGTATTACCTGCATGAGCGCTTGTGGGCTGCCGCCCCTTGGGGACGACGTTAA
- a CDS encoding amidinotransferase, which produces MGMITRSIGPDAAPARQVSPVNSHNEWDPLEEVIVGRLDGATIPSDHPVVTCNIPGMAARAQSLVAGFRYPKIMIEPAQRELDGFVALLQSLGIVVTRPEPVDHKKRFSTPEWSSHGFCNTCPRDSMLVIGDEIIETPMVWPCRYFETHSYRPILKDYFRRGARWTAAPRPQLTSELFDAEFRVPEKGEPISYILTEFEPVFDAADFFRCGRDLFVTRSNVTNASGIEWLRRHLGDGYRVHEIESRCPTPMHIDTTILPLGPGKILINPEYIDVDRLPAILKKWDILVAPEPDPIVDRMLKITSLCGKWLNMNVLTVDEKRVIVDPHHRETMRAMEKWGFEPIPCEFLHYAAFGGAFHCATLDVRRRGSLESYF; this is translated from the coding sequence ATGGGCATGATCACGCGCAGTATCGGCCCGGACGCCGCCCCAGCGCGGCAAGTTTCTCCAGTGAACTCGCACAACGAGTGGGATCCGCTGGAGGAGGTGATCGTCGGAAGGCTCGACGGTGCGACCATCCCGTCCGATCATCCGGTCGTGACCTGCAACATTCCGGGCATGGCCGCGCGGGCTCAGTCGCTGGTCGCAGGCTTCCGCTATCCAAAGATCATGATCGAACCGGCGCAGCGCGAGCTTGATGGCTTTGTTGCGCTCTTACAGTCGCTGGGCATCGTGGTGACGCGGCCGGAACCGGTTGATCACAAGAAACGCTTCAGCACGCCGGAATGGTCTTCGCACGGGTTCTGCAATACCTGTCCGCGCGACAGCATGCTCGTGATCGGCGACGAGATCATCGAAACGCCGATGGTTTGGCCGTGTCGCTACTTCGAGACGCACTCGTATCGTCCTATCCTGAAGGATTATTTCCGACGTGGCGCGCGCTGGACCGCCGCGCCCAGGCCGCAACTGACGAGCGAGCTGTTTGATGCAGAGTTTCGCGTCCCCGAAAAAGGCGAGCCGATCTCATATATCCTGACTGAATTCGAACCGGTCTTCGACGCCGCCGATTTCTTTCGCTGCGGGCGCGACCTGTTCGTGACCCGCAGCAACGTAACCAATGCGTCCGGCATTGAATGGCTGCGTCGCCATCTTGGCGACGGTTACCGCGTTCATGAGATCGAGAGCCGCTGTCCCACTCCGATGCACATCGATACCACCATATTGCCGCTTGGGCCCGGCAAGATTCTGATCAATCCCGAATATATAGACGTCGACCGTCTCCCGGCCATCTTGAAAAAATGGGACATCCTTGTGGCCCCGGAGCCCGACCCGATCGTCGATCGCATGCTCAAGATCACTTCGCTATGTGGGAAATGGCTCAACATGAACGTGCTGACAGTTGACGAGAAGCGCGTCATCGTCGATCCACATCATAGGGAAACAATGCGTGCGATGGAGAAATGGGGCTTCGAGCCGATTCCATGCGAGTTCTTGCACTACGCCGCATTTGGCGGTGCCTTCCACTGCGCCACGCTCGACGTCCGGCGGCGCGGCAGTTTGGAGAGCTATTTTTGA
- the sugE gene encoding quaternary ammonium compound efflux SMR transporter SugE, which produces MAWLFLLVAGLCETVWAIGLKYTEGFSRLLPTIGTVAAMAASIGFLGLALKSLPVGTAYAVWTGIGTIGTTALGIYLFNEPATLLRLACIGLILSGIIGLKITS; this is translated from the coding sequence ATGGCTTGGCTCTTCCTGCTCGTTGCTGGCCTGTGCGAAACCGTCTGGGCGATCGGCCTCAAATACACGGAAGGATTCTCGCGCCTGTTACCCACGATCGGCACAGTCGCCGCCATGGCGGCAAGTATTGGTTTCCTAGGCCTGGCCCTTAAGTCGCTGCCGGTCGGTACGGCCTATGCGGTGTGGACGGGAATTGGCACTATCGGCACTACGGCGCTCGGTATCTATCTTTTCAATGAGCCCGCGACCTTGCTTAGGCTTGCCTGTATCGGCCTCATTCTCTCGGGTATCATCGGACTGAAAATCACCTCATAG
- a CDS encoding response regulator, translating to MPQSQRLSSVIPFVAFERPACPKCKAAMMLASIEPVRAGVDLHTFECAVCNHVFEALAAYEDPMKSKGLGRWLQGDLHPPR from the coding sequence ATGCCCCAGTCTCAACGCCTGTCGTCCGTCATTCCATTCGTTGCATTCGAGCGCCCCGCCTGTCCGAAGTGCAAGGCGGCGATGATGCTCGCCAGCATCGAGCCCGTCCGCGCCGGCGTCGACCTGCATACGTTTGAATGCGCTGTTTGCAATCACGTATTTGAGGCCCTTGCCGCCTATGAAGACCCCATGAAGTCCAAGGGTCTCGGACGCTGGCTTCAAGGCGATTTGCACCCACCGAGGTAA
- a CDS encoding DUF3551 domain-containing protein has product MRIPALAIFATVSTAAPAWAQTYDPNYPVCLQTYGIGGDAIECGYTSLTQCAQSASGRAAQCITNPYFAGAQVPAGPHYRRQRRSY; this is encoded by the coding sequence ATGCGCATTCCGGCTTTGGCGATTTTCGCGACGGTTTCGACGGCGGCTCCGGCTTGGGCGCAGACGTATGATCCGAACTATCCGGTCTGCCTGCAGACCTACGGTATAGGAGGGGACGCCATCGAATGCGGCTATACTTCGCTGACGCAGTGCGCGCAGTCGGCATCCGGACGCGCCGCCCAGTGCATCACCAATCCATATTTCGCGGGCGCGCAAGTGCCCGCGGGACCACATTATCGGCGGCAGCGCCGCAGCTACTAA